A genomic region of Devosia ginsengisoli contains the following coding sequences:
- the cobU gene encoding bifunctional adenosylcobinamide kinase/adenosylcobinamide-phosphate guanylyltransferase: MTGHVLVLGGARSGKTAFAEQLAIRSGKKPAYLATAEALDAEMRDRVASHKAGRGDRFTTIEEPLALSDALMAAAKKHDVILVDCLTLWITNLLVANEDVSKAVSELGATLVQLKSAHVIMVSNEVGLGIVPDNAMARTFRDLAGSAHQRLAEICEEVHFIVAGLPMTLKGATGREPRIHEA, translated from the coding sequence ATGACAGGACATGTGCTGGTGCTGGGCGGGGCGCGCTCGGGCAAGACGGCCTTTGCCGAGCAATTGGCCATTCGCAGCGGCAAAAAGCCGGCCTATCTGGCGACGGCCGAAGCGCTGGACGCCGAAATGCGCGACCGGGTGGCCAGCCACAAGGCGGGGCGCGGGGACCGTTTCACCACGATTGAAGAGCCATTGGCGCTGTCCGACGCGCTGATGGCGGCAGCGAAAAAGCATGATGTGATCCTGGTGGATTGCCTGACGCTGTGGATCACCAACCTGCTGGTGGCCAACGAGGATGTGTCCAAGGCGGTGAGCGAATTGGGGGCGACGCTGGTGCAGCTCAAGAGCGCGCACGTGATCATGGTCAGCAATGAAGTGGGGCTGGGCATCGTGCCCGACAATGCCATGGCGCGGACATTCCGCGACCTGGCGGGATCTGCGCATCAACGGCTGGCGGAAATTTGCGAGGAAGTGCATTTCATCGTGGCCGGGCTGCCGATGACGCTGAAGGGTGCGACGGGGCGGGAGCCGCGGATACATGAGGCCTGA
- a CDS encoding cobalt-precorrin-6A reductase, with amino-acid sequence MKILILGGTGEARELANRLVAMGHEVTTSLAGRTQDPKLPEGGLRMGKFGGIPGLAAYLKVAGIDRLVDATHPYAGLISINAVAAAQQARVPLVRYMRPAWEQQIGADWVTVENVAEAAAALPPNADVLLTTGHTGLSHFLERDDCQFVVRTIEVPDMELPRHASLLRTRPPYSVGDEMALMQREGITHLVTKNSGGGQTAAKLEAAQKLGVKVIMIARPVYGPANEVASLDEAIAALDIGG; translated from the coding sequence ATGAAAATCCTGATCCTGGGCGGTACGGGCGAGGCGCGGGAGCTGGCCAATCGGCTGGTGGCGATGGGGCATGAGGTGACGACCTCGCTGGCGGGGCGCACGCAGGACCCGAAGCTCCCCGAGGGCGGGCTGCGCATGGGCAAGTTTGGCGGGATTCCGGGGCTGGCGGCGTATCTGAAGGTGGCCGGAATCGATCGGCTGGTGGACGCGACCCACCCCTATGCCGGGCTGATTTCCATCAATGCGGTGGCGGCGGCGCAGCAGGCCAGGGTGCCGCTGGTGCGCTATATGCGGCCTGCATGGGAGCAGCAGATCGGCGCTGACTGGGTGACTGTCGAGAATGTGGCCGAGGCGGCGGCGGCGCTGCCACCCAATGCCGATGTGTTGCTGACCACGGGACATACCGGGCTCAGCCATTTTCTCGAGCGGGACGATTGCCAATTCGTGGTGCGGACCATCGAGGTGCCGGATATGGAATTGCCGCGCCATGCCAGCCTGTTGCGGACGCGACCGCCCTATTCGGTGGGTGACGAAATGGCGCTGATGCAGCGCGAGGGCATTACTCATCTGGTCACCAAGAATTCGGGCGGCGGACAGACTGCGGCCAAGCTGGAAGCGGCGCAAAAGCTGGGGGTCAAGGTGATCATGATCGCGCGGCCGGTCTATGGCCCGGCCAATGAAGTGGCGAGCCTGGACGAAGCCATCGCCGCGCTGGATATCGGCGGCTGA
- a CDS encoding cation diffusion facilitator family transporter has protein sequence MSITANRTLAIAGASLLVGLIVLGLKFLAWYITGSIALYSDALESIVNVVTAIVALIAVRLAQKPADAALPYGYHKAEYFSAVIVGVMIIVAAILIFREAVLGFLAPELPEAPVQGLMVSGVATVINVIWAFVLIRHGRAVRSPALEADGKHLLTDVVSTIGVLLGLGLVFLTGWAALDSVLAGLVALNILWSGWGVIWQSVGGLMDVAVPKDTQKTIREVIATNADGAIEAHDIRTRQAGKMTFIDFHLVVPGAMSVDAAHAICDAIEAKLREAVKDVQITIHVEPEEKAKHAGIVVV, from the coding sequence GTGAGCATTACCGCAAACAGAACGCTGGCTATTGCCGGAGCGAGCCTTTTGGTCGGGCTGATCGTGCTCGGGCTGAAATTTCTCGCGTGGTATATTACCGGCTCGATCGCGCTTTATTCCGATGCGCTGGAATCGATCGTCAACGTGGTGACGGCCATTGTGGCGCTGATCGCGGTGCGGCTGGCGCAGAAGCCGGCCGATGCCGCCCTGCCCTATGGCTATCACAAGGCGGAATATTTCTCGGCGGTCATCGTGGGCGTGATGATCATCGTGGCGGCGATCCTGATCTTCCGCGAGGCCGTGCTGGGCTTTTTGGCGCCGGAATTGCCGGAGGCGCCGGTACAGGGGCTGATGGTCAGCGGCGTGGCGACCGTCATCAACGTGATCTGGGCCTTTGTGCTGATCCGGCATGGACGGGCGGTGCGGTCGCCGGCACTGGAGGCCGATGGCAAGCACCTGCTGACCGACGTGGTTTCGACCATCGGCGTGTTGCTGGGGCTGGGGCTGGTGTTTCTGACCGGCTGGGCGGCGCTCGACTCGGTGCTGGCGGGGCTGGTGGCGCTCAATATCCTGTGGTCGGGCTGGGGCGTGATCTGGCAGAGCGTGGGCGGGCTGATGGACGTGGCCGTGCCCAAGGATACGCAGAAGACCATCCGCGAGGTGATCGCCACCAATGCCGACGGGGCGATCGAGGCGCACGACATCCGCACGCGGCAGGCGGGAAAGATGACCTTTATCGATTTTCACCTCGTCGTGCCCGGCGCGATGAGCGTGGACGCGGCGCATGCCATTTGCGATGCGATCGAGGCCAAGCTGCGCGAGGCAGTGAAGGATGTGCAGATCACCATTCATGTGGAGCCGGAGGAGAAGGCCAAGCATGCGGGGATCGTGGTGGTGTGA
- a CDS encoding cobalamin biosynthesis protein, with translation MTQISGRIVAGIGFASAATAQELIDLIAASLAEAGLDATHLAAIATHKRKLGTAIPLHVAAHFGVPLRLLDDGDLTMLGLAEGAAAAAGPLRLTKRKSRYATCALADCAPGFSVASFGQPPISSAAMASSRLATSLAGP, from the coding sequence ATGACGCAAATATCGGGACGCATCGTCGCCGGAATCGGCTTTGCCAGCGCCGCCACGGCGCAGGAGTTGATCGACCTGATCGCGGCCAGCCTGGCCGAGGCCGGTCTTGACGCCACCCACCTCGCCGCCATCGCCACCCATAAGCGCAAGCTAGGCACCGCAATCCCGCTGCATGTTGCCGCCCATTTCGGCGTGCCGCTGCGCCTGCTCGATGATGGCGACCTGACCATGCTCGGCCTTGCCGAAGGCGCCGCCGCCGCTGCCGGCCCATTGCGCCTCACCAAGCGCAAATCGCGCTACGCCACCTGCGCCCTGGCCGATTGCGCGCCCGGCTTTTCCGTCGCCAGCTTCGGTCAGCCGCCGATATCCAGCGCGGCGATGGCTTCGTCCAGGCTCGCCACTTCATTGGCCGGGCCATAG
- a CDS encoding cobaltochelatase subunit CobN encodes MHLLSAQAGAIQQEGEAIDLNQRPGALVFASSADSELAMLAGAADRAGEDELRLANTLRLSNNLSVDLWLEKTVAHARLVTLRLIGGAAYFQYGVDELTALCANRKIPLVLLPGDANPDPILQSRSTIHPDDWTRLHSLFTAGGPDNADTILKAFVKLAAPSPSPLEGEGARRADEGALSTLHPQPFARFGLWHPTTGMTDEPGLRALHAAMPPTHRPDSSPYQGEARRGYPTKTPPHIPILFYRAALEGAGTATITALIAELESQNLAPVPLLVSSLKEAPCARFVQNALAAFPPAAIFNLTGFALGLDSLDEKSNPFATSDAPVIQLIQSGRSEAQWRADSQGLSSKDMAMFLVMPEVDGRLGGLIIGHKADAVWHTRCQVPLTAYTPDPSGITRAVTLAKNWSRLRTTPAPTAASPSSSPTTPSATAASPTASATTLPNPLCACSWNWKRQDTIYRLRPLLPLVGEGARRADEGAFPTDAATLIAALQSGPTNANPQRGSSPATLPLARYAELFATLPEKIRTEVTTRWGDPTTDPFIRDNTFHLPALMSGNIAILLQPARGYQLDETASYHDPALVPPHAYLAAYLWLRHDFGAHALIHNGKHGTLEWLPGKATALDEASYPDALWGQLPHLYPFIVNDPGEGTQAKRRAGAVIIDHLVPPLTRAETYGPLRELEALLDEYYAASGMDRRRLADLKRRILDFVSDSRLDRDIGLPEDVTQALIKIDNFLCDLKEAQIRDGLHIFGQSPEGTLERDLAVALARVPRGDGAGEASLIRALADDLKLGFDPLTSKLGTPWTGPTPTLTPSPQGGGKPAQSLSTNSEFAAPSPPSPLWGGNEGGDKPRTLGDVVEHLENLAASLVDGTLTADPDWTATAAVLATVQSTIRPRLAASGPAEIAALIAGLDGKFIAPGPSGAPSRGRLDVLPTGRNFYSVDSRAVPTPSAWELGKKSAESLVLRHLQDHGHHLRAVALSVWGTANMRTGGDDIAQAMALIGARPTWDPGSLRVSGYEIIPLAKLGRPRVDVTLRISGFFRDAFPAQIALFDRAIRAIGALDEPTDDNPIAATMRADALGLIASGQDEAAAGHRIFGSKPGTYGAGLNAMIDSGAWSTKSDLANRALDWGQYAYGAKDAGTPQRDRFAARLSDIDAVIHNQDNREHDLLDSDNYYQFEGGLSAVAESLTGAKPSAYHNDHSRPERPLIRTLEEEISHVMRSRVVNPKWLAGMQRHGYRGAFEIIATVDFMFAFAATTGAVKTHHFDLAFEAFVEDDVVRDWLKGANAHGYAELIAKFNDAIKRGLWAPRSNSAHAYLEESK; translated from the coding sequence ATGCACCTCCTCTCCGCCCAGGCCGGCGCCATCCAGCAGGAAGGCGAAGCCATCGATCTCAACCAGCGCCCCGGGGCGCTGGTCTTTGCTTCATCGGCCGATAGCGAACTGGCCATGCTGGCCGGCGCCGCCGACCGGGCAGGGGAGGATGAACTCCGCCTCGCCAACACATTGCGCCTTTCCAACAATCTCTCGGTCGATCTCTGGCTGGAAAAAACGGTGGCGCATGCACGCCTCGTCACCCTCCGCCTCATCGGCGGCGCCGCCTATTTCCAATACGGCGTCGACGAACTCACCGCCCTCTGCGCCAACAGGAAGATTCCGCTCGTCCTGCTCCCCGGCGACGCCAACCCCGACCCCATCCTGCAATCCCGCTCCACCATCCACCCCGATGACTGGACAAGGCTCCACAGCCTCTTCACCGCAGGCGGCCCCGACAACGCCGACACGATCCTCAAAGCATTCGTAAAGCTAGCGGCTCCTTCCCCTTCTCCCCTTGAGGGAGAAGGTGCCCGAAGGGCGGATGAGGGGGCTCTTTCTACCCTTCACCCCCAACCCTTCGCCCGCTTCGGCCTATGGCACCCGACCACCGGCATGACCGACGAGCCCGGCCTGCGCGCGCTCCACGCTGCAATGCCGCCCACGCACCGGCCGGATTCCTCCCCCTATCAGGGGGAGGCTAGGAGGGGGTACCCCACAAAGACTCCGCCTCACATCCCCATCCTCTTCTACCGCGCCGCCCTCGAAGGCGCCGGCACCGCCACCATCACGGCCCTCATCGCCGAGCTGGAATCGCAAAACCTCGCCCCGGTCCCGCTCCTCGTCTCCTCTCTCAAGGAAGCCCCCTGCGCCCGCTTCGTGCAGAACGCCCTCGCGGCCTTCCCGCCCGCGGCGATTTTCAACCTCACCGGCTTCGCCCTCGGCCTCGACAGCCTCGACGAAAAATCCAACCCCTTCGCCACATCAGACGCTCCGGTCATCCAACTCATCCAGTCCGGCCGCTCCGAAGCCCAATGGCGCGCCGATAGCCAGGGCCTCTCCTCCAAGGACATGGCCATGTTCCTCGTCATGCCCGAAGTCGATGGGCGCCTCGGCGGCCTCATCATCGGCCACAAGGCCGACGCCGTCTGGCACACCCGCTGCCAGGTCCCCCTCACCGCCTACACCCCCGACCCTTCCGGCATCACCCGCGCCGTAACCCTAGCCAAAAACTGGTCCCGCCTCCGCACCACCCCCGCGCCGACCGCCGCGTCGCCCTCGTCCTCGCCAACTACCCCATCCGCGACGGCCGCCTCGCCAACGGCGTCGGCTACGACGCTCCCGAATCCACTTTGCGCATGCTCCTGGAATTGGAAAAGGCAGGATACGATCTATCGGCTCCGTCCCCTTCTCCCCCTCGTGGGAGAAGGTGCCCGAAGGGCGGATGAGGGGGCCTTCCCTACGGACGCCGCCACCCTCATCGCCGCCCTCCAGTCCGGCCCCACCAACGCCAATCCCCAGCGCGGCTCATCCCCCGCCACGCTCCCGCTCGCCCGCTACGCCGAACTCTTCGCCACCCTGCCCGAAAAAATCCGCACCGAAGTCACCACCCGCTGGGGCGACCCCACCACCGATCCCTTCATCCGCGACAACACCTTCCACCTCCCCGCGCTCATGTCAGGCAATATCGCCATCCTGCTCCAGCCCGCCCGGGGCTACCAGCTCGACGAAACCGCCTCCTATCACGACCCGGCCCTCGTCCCGCCCCATGCCTATCTCGCCGCCTATCTCTGGCTGCGCCACGATTTCGGCGCCCATGCCCTCATCCACAACGGCAAGCACGGCACTCTCGAATGGCTCCCCGGCAAGGCCACCGCGCTCGATGAAGCCAGCTATCCCGACGCCCTCTGGGGCCAGCTGCCCCATCTCTATCCCTTCATCGTCAACGATCCCGGCGAAGGTACCCAGGCCAAGCGCCGCGCGGGCGCCGTCATCATCGATCACCTCGTGCCCCCGCTCACCCGCGCCGAAACCTATGGTCCCCTCAGGGAACTCGAAGCCCTGCTTGATGAATATTACGCCGCCTCCGGCATGGACCGCCGCCGCCTCGCCGACCTCAAGCGCCGTATCCTCGATTTTGTCAGCGACAGCAGGCTCGACCGCGATATCGGTCTGCCCGAGGACGTAACCCAAGCCCTGATCAAGATCGACAACTTCCTCTGCGACCTCAAGGAAGCCCAGATCCGCGACGGCCTGCACATCTTCGGCCAATCGCCCGAGGGCACCCTCGAACGCGACCTCGCGGTGGCTTTGGCCCGCGTCCCCCGCGGCGACGGGGCAGGGGAGGCTTCCCTCATCCGTGCCCTCGCCGATGACCTCAAGCTCGGCTTCGATCCGCTGACATCAAAGCTGGGAACCCCGTGGACCGGGCCAACCCCCACCCTCACTCCCTCCCCACAAGGGGGAGGGAAGCCCGCTCAGAGTCTCTCCACGAATTCTGAATTTGCGGCCCCATCGCCTCCCTCCCCCTTGTGGGGAGGGAATGAGGGTGGGGATAAGCCACGCACACTGGGCGACGTGGTGGAACATCTCGAAAATCTGGCTGCCTCGTTGGTCGATGGCACGCTGACGGCCGATCCCGACTGGACCGCCACAGCAGCCGTCCTCGCCACGGTACAATCCACCATCCGCCCCCGCCTCGCCGCCTCCGGCCCGGCCGAAATCGCCGCCCTCATCGCCGGGCTCGATGGCAAATTCATCGCCCCAGGGCCCTCCGGCGCGCCCTCACGCGGTCGCCTCGACGTGCTGCCCACCGGCCGTAATTTCTATTCGGTGGATTCCCGCGCCGTCCCCACGCCATCAGCCTGGGAACTCGGCAAAAAATCCGCCGAAAGCCTCGTCCTCCGCCACCTGCAGGATCATGGCCATCATCTGCGCGCAGTCGCCCTCTCCGTCTGGGGCACCGCCAACATGCGCACCGGCGGCGACGACATTGCCCAGGCCATGGCGCTGATCGGCGCCCGCCCCACCTGGGATCCCGGCTCCCTCCGCGTCTCCGGCTATGAAATCATCCCGCTGGCCAAGCTCGGTCGCCCCCGCGTCGACGTCACCCTGCGCATATCCGGCTTCTTCCGCGACGCCTTCCCCGCCCAGATCGCCCTGTTCGATCGCGCCATCCGCGCCATCGGCGCCCTCGACGAACCCACCGACGACAACCCCATCGCCGCCACCATGCGCGCAGACGCCCTCGGCCTCATCGCCTCAGGCCAGGACGAAGCCGCCGCCGGCCACCGCATTTTCGGCTCCAAACCCGGCACCTACGGCGCCGGCCTCAATGCCATGATCGACTCGGGCGCCTGGTCCACCAAATCCGACCTCGCCAATCGCGCTCTCGATTGGGGCCAATACGCCTATGGCGCGAAAGACGCCGGCACCCCCCAGCGCGACCGCTTCGCCGCCCGCCTCTCCGATATCGACGCCGTCATCCACAATCAGGACAATCGCGAGCACGACCTGCTCGACTCAGACAATTACTACCAGTTCGAGGGCGGCCTCTCCGCAGTCGCCGAATCCCTCACCGGCGCAAAACCTTCCGCCTACCACAACGACCATTCCCGCCCCGAACGCCCGCTCATCCGCACGCTGGAAGAGGAAATCTCCCACGTCATGCGCTCCCGCGTGGTCAATCCGAAATGGCTCGCTGGCATGCAACGCCACGGCTATCGCGGCGCCTTCGAGATCATTGCTACCGTCGATTTCATGTTCGCCTTCGCCGCCACCACGGGCGCGGTCAAGACCCACCATTTCGACCTGGCCTTCGAAGCCTTCGTCGAAGACGATGTGGTGCGCGACTGGCTCAAGGGAGCCAATGCCCACGGCTATGCCGAACTGATCGCCAAGTTCAACGATGCCATCAAGCGCGGCCTCTGGGCCCCGCGCTCCAATTCCGCCCACGCCTATCTGGAGGAGTCCAAATGA
- the cobA gene encoding uroporphyrinogen-III C-methyltransferase has protein sequence MVGAGPGGPGLVSLLAYHALGQADVIVHDALVSPDLLAMAPRHTEKVFAGKRGGKPSPKQADITLQLIDLARSGKRVLRLKGGDPFMFGRGGEEAGALARAGVPFRIVPGISAGLGGLAYAGIPVTHRDTNHAVIFLTGHDETGAVPQGVDWAAVANAAPVIVMFMAVKHLGSIAQKLLAAGRPATDRLAVVSHAATPAQSIIETTLSQAHTLTEVPTPAIVVLGPVSAYRQSLDWYVDEARRHVFG, from the coding sequence CTGGTCGGCGCCGGCCCCGGTGGCCCCGGCCTTGTCTCGCTGCTCGCCTACCATGCGCTCGGCCAGGCCGATGTCATCGTGCATGACGCCCTGGTCTCGCCCGACCTCCTCGCCATGGCCCCCAGGCACACGGAGAAAGTGTTCGCCGGCAAGCGCGGCGGCAAGCCCTCGCCCAAACAGGCCGACATCACCCTGCAACTCATCGACCTCGCCCGGTCAGGCAAGCGCGTCCTCCGCCTCAAGGGCGGCGATCCCTTCATGTTCGGCCGCGGCGGCGAGGAAGCCGGCGCCCTGGCCCGCGCAGGCGTGCCCTTCCGCATCGTCCCCGGCATTTCCGCCGGCCTCGGGGGCCTCGCCTATGCGGGCATTCCCGTCACCCACCGCGACACCAACCACGCCGTGATCTTCCTCACCGGTCACGACGAAACCGGCGCCGTCCCGCAAGGCGTCGATTGGGCCGCCGTTGCCAACGCCGCCCCCGTCATCGTCATGTTCATGGCGGTCAAGCATCTCGGCTCCATCGCCCAAAAACTCCTCGCCGCCGGCCGCCCCGCCACCGACCGCCTCGCCGTGGTCTCCCACGCCGCCACCCCGGCCCAATCCATCATCGAAACCACCCTGTCCCAGGCACACACCCTCACCGAGGTGCCCACCCCGGCCATCGTCGTCCTCGGCCCCGTCAGCGCCTACCGCCAATCGCTGGACTGGTACGTGGACGAAGCCCGGAGGCATGTCTTTGGCTGA
- the cobO gene encoding cob(I)yrinic acid a,c-diamide adenosyltransferase produces MTDKPAKKTDLMTEAERDAYHAEKMRKKREARNKILATKTQEKGLLIVHTGKGKGKSTAAFGMVFRALGHGFKVGVVQFVKGVWETGERDVLDKFPDLVTINAMGEGFTWDVADRQRDLAAARKAWDEAKALIADPSYKLVLLDELNIVLRYDYLPLEEVVEFLANKPADKHVIVTGRNAKDEIIDIADLVTEMTEIKHHFRAGVKAQKGIEF; encoded by the coding sequence ATGACCGACAAGCCTGCCAAGAAGACCGACCTGATGACCGAGGCGGAGCGCGACGCCTATCACGCCGAAAAGATGCGGAAGAAGCGCGAGGCGCGGAACAAGATTCTGGCGACCAAGACCCAGGAAAAAGGCCTGCTCATCGTCCATACCGGCAAGGGCAAGGGCAAATCCACCGCCGCCTTCGGCATGGTGTTTCGCGCCCTCGGCCACGGCTTCAAGGTCGGCGTCGTGCAATTCGTCAAGGGCGTATGGGAAACCGGTGAGCGCGACGTGCTCGACAAATTCCCCGACCTCGTCACCATCAACGCCATGGGCGAAGGCTTCACCTGGGACGTCGCCGACCGCCAGCGCGACCTCGCCGCCGCCCGCAAGGCCTGGGACGAGGCCAAGGCGCTGATCGCGGACCCCAGCTACAAGCTGGTCCTGCTCGACGAGCTCAACATCGTCCTGCGCTACGACTATCTGCCTCTCGAGGAAGTGGTCGAGTTCCTGGCCAACAAGCCCGCCGACAAGCACGTCATCGTCACCGGCCGCAACGCCAAGGACGAAATCATCGACATTGCCGACCTCGTCACCGAAATGACCGAAATCAAGCACCACTTCCGCGCGGGCGTGAAAGCCCAGAAGGGCATCGAGTTCTAA
- a CDS encoding TylF/MycF/NovP-related O-methyltransferase, which yields MNVREIAKSIIYRTPIISRLMAPSYPYKINPGQLAAMVELIDSTRSSGAAVAEIGVAQGDTSVFLLEHLKSVGDVRELLLFDTFSGFTDESISFEVAKRQKNAQDYDKFRYGDEARFNRNLTHAGYDRFRTIKGDAARFDWSSLGPIGAVLLDIDLYQPTIAILDAIYPHIVPGGGIVVDDCLAESPWDGSLQAYQEFIAKHDLPFTRAGHKGGLIRKA from the coding sequence TTGAACGTCAGGGAAATTGCCAAATCCATTATCTACCGGACGCCGATAATCTCCCGCCTGATGGCGCCGTCCTATCCCTACAAGATCAATCCCGGCCAATTGGCCGCCATGGTCGAACTGATCGACAGCACCAGGTCATCAGGCGCCGCCGTCGCCGAGATCGGCGTGGCCCAGGGCGATACCTCGGTGTTCCTGCTGGAACACCTGAAATCGGTCGGCGATGTCAGGGAACTGCTGCTGTTCGATACGTTTTCCGGCTTCACCGACGAAAGCATTTCGTTCGAAGTGGCCAAGCGCCAGAAGAATGCGCAGGATTACGACAAGTTCAGATATGGCGACGAAGCCCGCTTCAACCGCAACCTGACCCATGCGGGCTATGACCGCTTCCGCACCATCAAGGGCGATGCCGCTCGCTTCGACTGGAGCTCACTGGGCCCGATCGGCGCCGTCCTGCTCGACATCGACCTCTACCAGCCCACCATCGCCATTCTCGACGCCATCTACCCCCACATCGTCCCCGGCGGCGGCATAGTGGTCGACGATTGCCTGGCCGAATCCCCCTGGGATGGCTCGCTCCAGGCCTACCAGGAATTCATCGCCAAACACGACCTCCCCTTCACCCGCGCCGGCCACAAAGGCGGCCTGATCCGCAAGGCCTAA
- a CDS encoding BadF/BadG/BcrA/BcrD ATPase family protein has protein sequence MTRYYLGVDGGGTNCRVRLADENLKTLAEVRNGRSNLQIDDGEPAFKAISDGTRDVFKAAGIDYAETANTFACFGMAGGRMDTARAEFAARPWPFAGVKVYDDIDIAHAGALGGEEGGVIIVGTGSAALSIVDGQRHQAGGWGFHIGDQMSGAILGRELARYAVEAEDGLVEASPLTRAVTAQLGGDNQAIMTWSFATEMDLKLLSRDGSEGCDDALIGRAPAEFGKLMPLFIDYLEKGDPVARKMLDIQLGYIDTYVNWFKAHNAQVMAIVGGFGQRLFPILVERYGTFVALPKFEPLHGAIILAKQNFASN, from the coding sequence GTGACCAGATATTATCTTGGCGTCGATGGCGGCGGCACCAATTGCCGCGTGCGTCTGGCCGATGAGAATCTGAAAACGCTCGCCGAAGTCAGGAACGGTCGCTCCAATCTGCAGATCGATGATGGCGAGCCGGCCTTCAAGGCCATCAGCGACGGTACCCGCGACGTGTTCAAGGCGGCCGGCATCGACTATGCCGAAACCGCCAATACCTTTGCCTGCTTCGGCATGGCCGGTGGCCGCATGGATACCGCCCGCGCCGAATTCGCCGCGCGTCCCTGGCCCTTTGCCGGCGTGAAAGTCTATGACGATATCGACATTGCCCATGCCGGCGCCCTGGGCGGCGAAGAAGGCGGCGTCATCATCGTCGGCACCGGCTCGGCCGCCCTTTCCATCGTCGATGGCCAGCGCCACCAGGCCGGCGGCTGGGGCTTTCACATCGGCGACCAGATGAGTGGCGCCATCCTGGGCCGCGAACTGGCCCGCTATGCCGTGGAAGCCGAGGACGGGCTGGTCGAGGCCTCTCCGCTCACCAGGGCCGTCACCGCGCAACTGGGCGGCGACAACCAGGCCATCATGACCTGGTCCTTCGCCACCGAGATGGACCTCAAGCTCCTCAGCCGCGATGGCAGCGAAGGTTGCGACGACGCCCTGATCGGCCGCGCCCCGGCCGAATTCGGCAAGCTCATGCCCCTGTTCATTGACTATCTCGAAAAGGGCGACCCGGTCGCCCGCAAGATGCTCGATATCCAGCTCGGCTACATCGACACCTATGTGAACTGGTTCAAGGCTCACAATGCGCAGGTCATGGCCATTGTCGGCGGCTTCGGCCAGCGCCTGTTCCCGATCCTCGTGGAGCGCTACGGCACCTTCGTTGCCCTCCCCAAATTCGAGCCTCTGCATGGGGCCATCATCCTCGCCAAGCAGAACTTCGCGTCAAACTAA